From a single Brassica napus cultivar Da-Ae chromosome C9, Da-Ae, whole genome shotgun sequence genomic region:
- the LOC125592584 gene encoding uncharacterized protein LOC125592584: protein MHIVKKFFDNLMNTILDVQGKTKDNLKSRLDLVDICARPELHVDEHGKGPIPIYRLDATAKEDFFDWITHSVKFPDGYASSLRNCVDKSEGKFTGLKSHDCHVMMQRLIPFAFSALLPRNVHEAIAGISAFFRDLCSRSLTSDGIRNLEVKIPVILCNLEKIFPPSFFDVMEHLAIHLAREATLGGPVQYRWMYLYERFMFHLKKKVKNLSKVEGSIVAQCINEETSNFAEYYFPSEVRTKSRRPARHDDRGERATYYVYVPNMFTQIGRNSGKSMDRLLTVAEHAHLHTYLLTNCEDVLEYESIYLAEMSLKYPDATEKQLEQLKQNNFATWLSDYVSHCLAIGHPPKDWLREIVCGPKFVAKSYLRYCTRGYAFRVLKENTARRTVDYGVSSSSGDDVYYGNVREILEIQYPGMIGMRCTVFYCEWYDNVVGRGVSIDAFGVTSVVPRKKGRYVGLARPTGGASSSSSAHYPRVNELMEQIKTKDTEIEFLKKDNAEIRVELQQNRTAMEQNNVLTQTLLQRFRTRFGEDF, encoded by the exons atgcatattgtgAAGAAATTTTTCGACAATTTGATGAACACCATCCTTGATGTCCAAGGCAAGACGAAGGATAacttgaagtcaagactggatttggtTGATATTTGTGCTCGTCccgaacttcatgttgatgagcaCGGTAAAGGTCCTATTCCCATATATCGACTGGATGCAACTGCAAAAGAAGACTTTTTTGATTGGATAACACACAGTGTtaaatttccagacggttatgcATCAAGTTTGCGTAATTGTGTTGACAAAAGTGAAGggaagtttactggcttgaagagccatgattgtcatgtaatgatgcagcgcctcatTCCTTTTGCGTTTTCCGCACTATtgccacgaaatgttcatgaagcaatcgcag GGATAAGTGCTTTCTTCCGTGATTTATGCTCGAGATCACTCACATCAGATGGTATTCGCAATTTGGAAGTTAAAATACCGGTGATCCTTTGCAACctcgagaagatatttcctccatcattttttgatgttatggagcatcttgctattcatcttgCGAGAGAAGCGACACTCGGTGGTCCCGTGCAGTACAGGTGGATGTATTTGTACGAACGGTTTATGTttcatctgaagaagaaggtCAAGAATTTAAGCAAGGTGGAGGGATCAATAGTGGCTCAGTGCATCAATGAAGAAACCTCAAACTTTGCTGAATACTACTTTCCATCAGAAGTTCGAACAAAAAGTCGAAGACCTGcacggcatgatgatagaggtgAAAGGGCAACTTATTATGTTTATGTGCCAAACATGTTTACACAAATTGGACGAAATAGTGGAAAGTCAATGGATCGGTTACTTACCGTGGCTGAGCATGCTCATTTGCACACATATTTGCTTAcaaactgcgaagacgttcttgaATATGAGAG TATTTACTTGGCAGAGATGAGCTTAAAGTACCCGGATGCGACCGAAAAACAACTCGAACAACTCAAGCAAAACAACTTTGCAACTTGGCTTTCTGATTAT gtAAGCCATTGTTTAGCTATTGGGCACCCACCTAAAGATTGGTTACGTGAGATAGTTTGTGGTCCAAAATTTGTTGCGAAGTCATATCTGAGATATTgcactcgaggatatgcattcagaGTTCTTAAGGAAAATACTGCAAGGAGAACAGTTGATTATGGGGTTTCTTCGTCATCCGGAGACGATGTGTACTACGGTAACGTACGCGAGATTTTGGAAATTCAGTACCCGGGAATGATTGGCATGAGATGTACTGTCTTCTACTGTGAGTGGTACGACAACGTTGTTGGTCGCGGAGTAAGCATTGACGCATTCGGTGTTACATCT GTTGTTCCAAGGAAAAAGGGCCGTTATGTTGGATTGGCTCGTCCGACCGGaggggcttcttcttcttcttcagctcacTATCCACGTGTTAATGAGCTTATGGAGCAGATTAAGACCAAGGATACGGAGATTGAGTTCCTGAAGAAGGATAATGCTGAAATCCGGGTTGAGCTGCAGCAAAACCGAACGGCTATGGAGCAAAACAATGTTCTCACCCAGACCTTGTTGCAGAGGTTTAGGACCCGCTTCGGTGAAGacttttag